In a genomic window of Variovorax paradoxus:
- the rpsQ gene encoding 30S ribosomal protein S17 → MTEAKKSLKRTLIGKVVSDKRAKTVTVLVERRVKHELYGKIVAKTSKYHAHDENGEYKLGDTIEITESRPISKTKNWVVTRLVEKAVLV, encoded by the coding sequence ATGACGGAAGCTAAAAAATCCCTCAAGCGCACCTTGATCGGCAAGGTGGTCAGCGACAAGCGTGCCAAGACCGTGACCGTGCTGGTCGAGCGCCGTGTGAAGCACGAGCTCTACGGCAAGATCGTGGCGAAGACGAGCAAGTACCACGCCCATGACGAAAACGGCGAGTACAAGCTGGGCGACACCATCGAGATCACGGAAAGCCGTCCGATCTCGAAGACCAAGAACTGGGTCGTGACCCGTCTGGTCGAGAAGGCCGTCCTGGTCTGA
- a CDS encoding MFS transporter, translating into MSDGTLGGRRRVAGVFLAFAFAYFLSTLVRAITATLSPTLTDEFDLESRDLGLLAGGYFLGFAFTQLPMGAWLDRHGPKRVVVAFLGVAVAGCLLFSVATHFSLLLAARVLTGVGVSACLMAPLTGYRRWLSPAMQLRSNSWMLMVESFGLVGATLPVQWLVPLVGWRALFWLLGAGVIVSMLLIAWVAPSWRQAPAATVAAVDDGGSYAAVWRDPFFRKLAPIGFFHYGGFIAMQSLWAVPWLTRVSGYTPLRAAEALFAISLVLLATYWLWGVANPRLAQRGIPAERLMAWGLPLSLLLMAIVLIAGPRAGTGTWAVFLCFSTVVTLAQPAVAMALPPALAGRALSAYNLVIFVGVFVVQWGVGLLIDLFVRAGLDTVDAFRGAMAILLGCCVMSYIYFLRAPPHNRRAVPRAA; encoded by the coding sequence ATGAGCGACGGCACCCTCGGCGGTCGGCGCCGCGTCGCCGGCGTCTTCCTGGCCTTCGCCTTCGCGTACTTCCTCTCGACGCTGGTGCGCGCGATCACCGCCACCCTGTCGCCCACGCTCACCGACGAGTTCGACCTCGAATCGCGCGACCTCGGCCTGCTCGCGGGCGGCTACTTCCTCGGCTTCGCGTTCACGCAACTGCCCATGGGCGCCTGGCTGGACCGCCACGGTCCCAAGCGCGTGGTGGTGGCTTTCCTCGGCGTGGCGGTGGCCGGCTGCCTGCTGTTCTCGGTCGCCACGCATTTCTCGCTGCTGCTGGCCGCGCGCGTGCTCACCGGCGTGGGCGTCAGCGCCTGCCTGATGGCGCCGCTCACCGGCTACAGGCGCTGGCTCTCGCCCGCGATGCAGCTGCGCAGCAACTCGTGGATGCTGATGGTCGAGTCCTTCGGGCTGGTCGGCGCGACGCTGCCGGTGCAATGGCTGGTGCCGCTGGTCGGCTGGCGCGCGCTGTTCTGGTTGCTGGGCGCGGGCGTGATCGTCTCGATGCTGCTGATCGCCTGGGTCGCGCCGTCGTGGCGCCAGGCACCCGCCGCGACGGTGGCGGCTGTCGACGACGGCGGCAGCTACGCCGCCGTCTGGCGCGATCCCTTCTTCCGCAAGCTCGCGCCGATCGGCTTCTTCCACTACGGCGGCTTCATCGCGATGCAGTCGTTGTGGGCCGTGCCCTGGCTCACGCGGGTGTCGGGCTACACGCCGCTGCGCGCGGCCGAGGCGCTGTTCGCCATCAGCCTGGTGCTGCTCGCCACCTACTGGCTCTGGGGCGTGGCCAATCCCAGGCTCGCGCAGCGCGGCATTCCGGCGGAACGGCTCATGGCCTGGGGCCTGCCGCTCTCGCTGCTGCTCATGGCTATTGTTTTGATAGCGGGTCCACGCGCGGGCACGGGCACCTGGGCGGTGTTTCTCTGTTTCTCCACGGTGGTCACGCTGGCCCAGCCGGCCGTCGCGATGGCGCTGCCGCCGGCGCTCGCGGGCCGCGCGCTGTCGGCCTACAACCTCGTGATCTTCGTCGGCGTGTTCGTGGTGCAGTGGGGCGTGGGCCTGCTGATCGACCTGTTCGTGCGCGCCGGCCTCGACACCGTGGACGCTTTCCGTGGCGCAATGGCCATCCTCCTGGGGTGCTGCGTTATGTCGTATATCTACTTCCTCCGGGCGCCCCCGCATAATCGACGCGCCGTCCCCCGAGCCGCATGA
- the rplV gene encoding 50S ribosomal protein L22, with translation MSETRAVLRGVRLSVDKGRLVADLIRGKKVDQALNVLQFTQKKAAVIIKKVLESAIANAEHNDGADIDELKVKTIYVEQGATLKRFTARAKGRGNRISKPTCHVYVTVGN, from the coding sequence ATGTCTGAAACACGTGCAGTCCTCCGCGGTGTACGCCTCTCGGTCGACAAGGGCCGTCTGGTCGCCGACCTGATCCGCGGCAAGAAGGTCGATCAAGCGCTCAACGTTCTGCAGTTCACGCAGAAGAAGGCCGCTGTGATCATCAAGAAGGTGCTCGAGTCGGCCATCGCCAACGCGGAGCACAACGACGGTGCCGACATCGACGAACTGAAGGTCAAGACCATCTACGTCGAACAGGGCGCCACGCTCAAGCGCTTCACGGCGCGCGCCAAGGGTCGCGGCAATCGCATCAGCAAGCCCACGTGCCATGTGTACGTGACGGTTGGCAACTAA
- a CDS encoding cytochrome b/b6 domain-containing protein produces the protein MTDSPAAAASRQATRTRVWDLPTRLFHWALAAAVIGLIATGLGGIMEWHFRLGYTVLALLLFRLVWGFVGGRWSRFAAFVYAPGSLLAYLRGRAHPDDLIGHTPLGALSVFALLAILALQVATGLVADDEISAAGPLTRFVSGDLVSLATGWHSTQGKWIVIALASLHVLAVLFYVLVKRHRMVAPMLSGDKDIAAAGSRDDAASRGFALVLALLCAGVAYWVSSLRA, from the coding sequence ATGACCGACTCCCCCGCGGCCGCGGCGTCCCGCCAGGCCACCCGAACACGCGTCTGGGACCTGCCGACCCGGCTGTTCCACTGGGCCCTGGCCGCCGCCGTGATCGGGCTGATCGCCACCGGCCTCGGCGGCATCATGGAATGGCATTTCCGCCTCGGCTACACGGTGCTCGCGCTGCTGCTGTTCCGGCTGGTCTGGGGCTTCGTCGGCGGGCGCTGGTCGCGCTTCGCGGCCTTCGTCTATGCGCCGGGCTCGCTCCTCGCCTACCTGCGCGGCCGCGCCCATCCCGATGACCTGATCGGCCACACGCCGCTGGGCGCGCTGTCGGTGTTCGCGCTGCTGGCCATCCTCGCGCTGCAGGTGGCCACCGGCCTCGTGGCCGACGACGAGATCTCGGCCGCCGGGCCGCTCACGCGCTTCGTCTCGGGCGATCTCGTGAGCCTGGCCACGGGCTGGCACAGCACGCAGGGCAAGTGGATCGTGATCGCGCTCGCGAGCCTGCACGTGCTCGCGGTGCTGTTCTACGTGCTGGTGAAGCGCCACCGGATGGTCGCGCCGATGCTGTCGGGCGACAAGGACATCGCCGCCGCCGGCAGCCGCGACGACGCGGCATCGCGCGGCTTCGCGCTGGTGCTCGCGCTGCTGTGCGCGGGCGTCGCGTACTGGGTTTCGTCGTTGCGCGCATGA
- a CDS encoding cytochrome c yields the protein MIRLATFALAAACAATTLPAAAQFAKPEDAIKYRQSALFVMSQHFGRLGAMANGRAPYDAAAAAANAEVVADMAKLPWAGFGAGTEGGKAKPEVWKEAPKFKEHQDKLIAETGKLLVAAKAGNIDALKTQFGPTAASCKACHDTFRDR from the coding sequence ATGATCCGACTCGCCACCTTCGCGCTGGCTGCAGCCTGCGCCGCCACCACCCTGCCGGCCGCGGCCCAGTTCGCGAAGCCTGAAGACGCCATCAAGTACCGCCAGAGCGCGCTGTTCGTCATGTCGCAGCACTTCGGCCGCCTGGGCGCCATGGCCAACGGCCGCGCGCCCTACGACGCCGCCGCCGCCGCGGCCAATGCCGAGGTGGTGGCCGACATGGCGAAGCTGCCCTGGGCCGGCTTCGGCGCCGGCACCGAGGGCGGCAAGGCCAAGCCCGAGGTCTGGAAGGAAGCGCCCAAGTTCAAGGAGCACCAGGACAAGCTGATCGCCGAGACCGGCAAGCTGCTGGTGGCCGCCAAGGCCGGCAACATCGATGCGCTCAAGACCCAGTTCGGCCCCACCGCCGCGAGCTGCAAGGCCTGCCACGACACCTTCCGCGATCGCTGA
- a CDS encoding TlpA family protein disulfide reductase: MKKYVIAAAVAVALATGVGVYLGSGATAAPASTFVLLDGTKKSTEDLKGKVTLVNFWATSCVTCVGEMPKVIATYDKYKSQGYDTLAVAMSYDPPSYVVNFAETRKLPFKVAIDNTGSVAQAWGDVKLTPTTYLVNKQGQIVKRYVGEPDFAELHKLIEKLLAEA, from the coding sequence ATGAAAAAGTACGTTATCGCAGCCGCCGTTGCCGTCGCCCTGGCCACTGGCGTGGGTGTGTACCTCGGCTCGGGGGCCACCGCGGCGCCCGCCTCGACCTTCGTGCTGCTCGACGGCACGAAGAAGAGCACCGAGGACCTCAAGGGCAAGGTCACGCTGGTCAACTTCTGGGCCACGAGCTGCGTGACCTGCGTCGGCGAGATGCCCAAGGTGATCGCCACCTACGACAAGTACAAGTCGCAAGGCTACGACACGCTGGCGGTGGCCATGAGCTACGACCCGCCGAGCTACGTCGTCAATTTCGCCGAAACCCGCAAGCTGCCGTTCAAGGTGGCGATCGACAACACCGGCAGCGTGGCGCAGGCCTGGGGCGACGTGAAGCTCACGCCGACCACCTACCTCGTGAACAAGCAGGGCCAGATCGTCAAGCGCTATGTGGGCGAGCCCGATTTCGCCGAGCTGCACAAGCTGATCGAGAAGCTGCTGGCCGAGGCCTGA
- a CDS encoding peroxiredoxin, which translates to MIKVGDTLPSATLQEYSEVEGEGCSIGPNPVDVSKATAGKTIALFALPGAFTPTCSAKHVPGYVQHFDDFKAAGVDEIWCVSVNDAFVMGAWARDQKTGAKVRMLADGSADFAKATGLTLDLTGRGMGLRSNRYSMLVKDGKVATLNVEAPGKFEVSNAETLLAQAKG; encoded by the coding sequence ATGATCAAAGTCGGCGACACCCTTCCCTCGGCCACCCTGCAGGAGTACTCGGAAGTCGAGGGCGAAGGCTGCAGCATCGGCCCGAACCCCGTCGACGTGAGCAAGGCAACGGCTGGCAAGACCATCGCGCTGTTCGCGCTGCCGGGCGCCTTCACGCCCACCTGCTCGGCCAAGCACGTGCCCGGCTACGTGCAGCACTTCGACGACTTCAAGGCCGCGGGCGTGGACGAGATCTGGTGCGTGAGCGTGAACGACGCCTTCGTGATGGGCGCCTGGGCGCGCGACCAGAAGACCGGCGCCAAGGTGCGCATGCTGGCCGACGGCAGCGCCGATTTCGCCAAGGCCACGGGCCTCACGCTGGACCTCACGGGCCGCGGCATGGGCTTGCGCAGCAACCGCTACTCGATGCTCGTGAAGGACGGCAAGGTCGCGACGCTCAACGTGGAGGCACCGGGCAAGTTCGAAGTCAGCAACGCCGAGACGCTGCTGGCGCAAGCCAAGGGCTGA
- a CDS encoding HPr family phosphocarrier protein yields the protein MIKKSVTISNKLGLHARASAKLTKLAGSFPCEVWLSRGDRRINAKSIMGVMMLAAGLGSTVELETNGPQEEEAMNAIVQLMDDKFGEGE from the coding sequence GTGATCAAGAAATCCGTGACCATCAGCAATAAGCTGGGACTGCATGCACGCGCATCGGCCAAGCTGACCAAGCTCGCAGGCAGCTTTCCCTGCGAGGTGTGGCTCTCGCGCGGCGACCGCCGCATCAACGCCAAGAGCATCATGGGCGTGATGATGCTGGCCGCCGGGCTCGGCTCGACCGTCGAGCTCGAGACCAACGGCCCGCAGGAAGAAGAAGCGATGAACGCCATCGTCCAGCTCATGGACGACAAGTTCGGCGAAGGCGAATAA
- the rpmC gene encoding 50S ribosomal protein L29: MSKAAALREKDVAGLQAEIKDLQKAHFGLRMQKATQQLSNTSTLRVTRRDIARAKTVLAQKQQETQAAK, from the coding sequence GTGAGCAAGGCAGCAGCACTGCGCGAGAAGGACGTCGCCGGTCTGCAAGCCGAAATCAAGGATCTGCAGAAGGCCCATTTCGGCCTGCGCATGCAGAAAGCCACGCAACAGCTGTCGAACACCTCGACGCTGCGCGTGACGCGTCGCGACATCGCGCGCGCCAAGACCGTTCTTGCTCAGAAGCAGCAAGAAACCCAAGCCGCCAAGTAA
- a CDS encoding GNAT family N-acetyltransferase, protein MSSSVSRPLPLSDTPAVVLLTPDEVHELEAARVIFRDYAASLGIDLEFQNFEQELAALPGEYAEPRGTLLLALVDPAHVKDEVGRATPTLLRADGRIAHVAGCCALRPLDSADYVNAAEMKRLYVRPGFRGLGLGRQLAEAILDAARGAGYGCVLLDTLDEMESARALYEDLGFAEVPPFYHNPIAGAHYLKVDL, encoded by the coding sequence ATGAGCTCATCCGTCTCACGCCCCCTGCCGCTGTCGGACACGCCGGCCGTCGTGCTGCTCACGCCCGACGAGGTCCATGAACTCGAGGCCGCGCGCGTCATCTTCCGCGACTACGCCGCCTCGCTGGGCATCGATCTCGAATTCCAGAATTTCGAGCAGGAACTGGCCGCGCTGCCGGGCGAGTACGCCGAGCCGCGCGGCACGCTGCTGCTGGCGCTGGTCGATCCGGCGCACGTCAAGGACGAGGTGGGTCGCGCCACGCCGACGCTGCTGCGCGCCGATGGCCGGATCGCGCACGTGGCGGGCTGCTGCGCGCTGCGGCCGCTCGACAGCGCGGACTATGTGAATGCGGCGGAGATGAAGCGCCTGTACGTGCGCCCGGGCTTTCGCGGCCTCGGATTGGGCCGCCAGCTCGCCGAGGCGATCCTCGACGCGGCGCGTGGCGCGGGCTACGGCTGCGTGCTGCTCGACACGCTCGACGAGATGGAGTCGGCGCGCGCCCTCTATGAGGACCTGGGCTTCGCCGAGGTGCCGCCCTTCTATCACAACCCCATTGCGGGGGCGCACTACCTGAAGGTGGACCTGTAG
- the rplP gene encoding 50S ribosomal protein L16, with product MLQPARRKFRKEQKGRNTGVATRGNSVAFGDFGLKCTDRGRLTARQIEAARRAISRHVKRGGRIWIRVFPDKPISTKPAEVRMGNGKGNPEYYVAEIQPGKIVFEIVGVPEELAREAFRLAAAKLPLRTTFVSRQLGA from the coding sequence ATGCTGCAACCTGCACGCAGAAAGTTCCGCAAGGAACAAAAGGGCCGCAACACCGGCGTCGCCACCCGGGGCAACTCGGTGGCCTTCGGTGACTTCGGTCTGAAATGCACCGACCGCGGCCGCCTCACGGCGCGCCAGATCGAAGCCGCTCGCCGCGCGATTTCGCGTCACGTGAAGCGCGGTGGCCGTATCTGGATCCGCGTGTTCCCCGACAAGCCGATCTCGACCAAGCCCGCAGAAGTGCGGATGGGTAACGGCAAGGGCAACCCCGAGTACTACGTCGCCGAGATCCAGCCCGGCAAGATCGTGTTCGAGATCGTCGGCGTGCCCGAAGAACTCGCCCGCGAAGCCTTCCGCCTGGCCGCTGCCAAGCTGCCGCTGCGCACGACGTTCGTCTCGCGCCAGCTCGGCGCCTGA
- a CDS encoding PTS fructose transporter subunit IIA, translated as MNSILIIAHSPFAQALRKCALHVFPDSENAIVALDVLPNVPPEETLAAARITLAQQLNGPRVQVLVLADVFGATPCNVAQKLVDGVRSRLVAGVNLPMLLRAVTYRHEPLDVLVQRAIAGGTAGVMQVAVAAPQNQAKRKHSDQEIRDHQQ; from the coding sequence ATGAACAGCATCCTCATCATTGCCCATTCGCCGTTCGCACAAGCGTTGCGGAAGTGCGCGCTGCATGTGTTCCCCGACAGCGAGAACGCCATCGTCGCGCTCGACGTGCTGCCCAACGTGCCGCCCGAGGAAACCCTGGCGGCCGCGCGCATCACGCTCGCGCAGCAGCTCAACGGGCCGCGCGTGCAGGTGCTGGTGCTGGCCGACGTGTTCGGCGCCACGCCCTGCAACGTGGCGCAGAAGCTGGTGGACGGCGTGCGCTCGCGGCTCGTGGCGGGCGTCAATCTTCCGATGCTGCTGCGTGCCGTGACCTACCGGCACGAGCCGCTCGACGTGCTCGTGCAGCGCGCCATCGCCGGCGGCACCGCGGGCGTGATGCAAGTGGCGGTGGCGGCACCGCAGAACCAGGCCAAGAGAAAGCACAGTGATCAAGAAATCCGTGACCATCAGCAATAA
- the rpsC gene encoding 30S ribosomal protein S3, with translation MGQKIHPTGFRLAVTRNWSSRWYASDRDFAGMLAEDIKVREYLKKKLKNASVSRVLIERPAKNARITIYSARPGVVIGKKGEDIENLKRELGRQLGVPVAVNIEEVRKPEIDAQLIADSITQQLEKRIMFRRAMKRAMQNAMRLGAQGIKIMSAGRLNGIEIARTEWYREGRVPLHTLRADIDYGTSEAKTTYGVIGVKVWVYKGDTLGRNDLPAVETPRPEEERRPRGPRRDGRPGGDRPGGDRRGGPRAGARGPIGGNTAPADGSDKPAEATGGAGADSKPAVKRVRKAAPAAAADGAKTE, from the coding sequence ATGGGACAGAAAATCCATCCGACCGGCTTCCGTCTGGCGGTTACCCGTAACTGGTCCAGCCGCTGGTACGCCAGTGACCGCGATTTCGCGGGCATGCTGGCCGAAGACATCAAGGTTCGCGAATACCTGAAGAAGAAGCTGAAGAACGCTTCGGTGTCGCGCGTCCTGATCGAGCGTCCCGCCAAGAACGCCCGCATCACGATCTACTCGGCTCGTCCGGGCGTCGTGATCGGCAAGAAGGGCGAAGACATCGAGAACCTCAAGCGCGAACTGGGCCGCCAGCTCGGCGTGCCGGTGGCAGTGAACATCGAGGAAGTGCGCAAGCCCGAAATCGATGCCCAGCTGATCGCCGACAGCATCACGCAGCAGCTCGAAAAGCGGATCATGTTCCGCCGCGCCATGAAGCGCGCCATGCAGAACGCCATGCGTCTGGGTGCCCAGGGCATCAAGATCATGTCGGCTGGCCGCCTGAACGGCATCGAAATCGCTCGTACCGAGTGGTACCGCGAAGGTCGCGTGCCGCTTCACACGCTGCGCGCCGACATCGACTACGGCACCTCGGAAGCCAAGACCACCTACGGCGTCATCGGCGTCAAGGTGTGGGTCTACAAGGGCGACACCCTGGGCCGCAACGACCTGCCCGCCGTCGAGACCCCGCGTCCCGAGGAAGAGCGTCGTCCGCGTGGTCCGCGCCGTGATGGCCGCCCTGGTGGCGACCGTCCAGGCGGTGACCGCCGCGGTGGCCCGCGTGCCGGTGCCCGTGGCCCGATCGGTGGCAACACCGCTCCCGCCGACGGCAGCGACAAGCCCGCAGAAGCAACCGGCGGTGCCGGTGCAGACTCGAAACCCGCCGTTAAGCGCGTCCGCAAAGCCGCGCCCGCTGCAGCAGCGGACGGTGCCAAGACCGAGTAA
- the rplW gene encoding 50S ribosomal protein L23 — translation MSRVNPTPAQRQFDEGRLMNVLVAPIVSEKATMVGEKSNAVTFKVLQDATKPEIKAAVELMFKVEVKGVSVANIKGKTKRFGKSVGRRDHVRKAYVTLKAGQELNLVGEGA, via the coding sequence ATGAGCCGCGTGAACCCCACCCCTGCTCAACGTCAGTTCGACGAAGGCCGTCTCATGAACGTGCTGGTCGCCCCGATCGTGTCCGAAAAGGCCACGATGGTCGGCGAGAAGTCGAACGCTGTCACTTTCAAGGTGTTGCAAGACGCCACCAAGCCCGAGATCAAGGCCGCCGTCGAACTGATGTTCAAGGTCGAAGTCAAGGGCGTGTCGGTTGCCAACATCAAGGGCAAGACCAAGCGCTTCGGCAAGTCCGTCGGCCGCCGCGACCACGTTCGCAAGGCCTACGTCACGCTGAAGGCCGGTCAAGAGCTCAACCTCGTCGGGGAAGGCGCTTAA
- the rplD gene encoding 50S ribosomal protein L4, with protein sequence MELELLNEQGQAASKYDAPETVFGRDYNEDLVHQIVVAFQANARQGTRAQKDREQVKHSTKKPFKQKGTGRARAGMTSSPLWRGGGRIFPNMPDENFSQKINKKMYRAGMASIFSQLAREGRLAVVDSLTVDSPKTKPLAARFKAMNLESVLVIAEEVDENLYLASRNLVNILVVEPRYADPVSLVHYKKVLVTKGAVDKLKEMFA encoded by the coding sequence ATGGAACTCGAACTCCTGAACGAGCAAGGTCAGGCCGCGTCGAAGTACGACGCCCCCGAAACCGTGTTCGGCCGTGACTACAACGAAGACCTGGTGCACCAGATCGTCGTCGCGTTCCAGGCCAACGCCCGCCAAGGCACGCGCGCCCAGAAGGACCGCGAACAGGTCAAGCACTCGACCAAGAAGCCTTTCAAGCAAAAGGGAACGGGCCGCGCCCGTGCCGGTATGACGTCCTCGCCGCTGTGGCGCGGGGGTGGCCGGATCTTCCCGAACATGCCTGACGAAAACTTCTCGCAGAAGATCAACAAGAAGATGTACCGCGCCGGCATGGCGTCCATCTTCTCGCAGCTCGCTCGCGAAGGCCGTCTGGCCGTGGTGGATTCGCTGACCGTGGATTCGCCCAAGACGAAGCCGCTGGCAGCCCGTTTCAAGGCGATGAATCTCGAGTCCGTGCTCGTGATCGCCGAAGAAGTCGACGAAAACCTGTACCTTGCCTCGCGCAATCTGGTCAACATCCTCGTGGTCGAACCCCGTTACGCCGATCCGGTGTCGCTGGTCCACTACAAGAAGGTGCTGGTCACCAAGGGTGCCGTCGACAAGCTCAAGGAGATGTTCGCATGA
- the rpsS gene encoding 30S ribosomal protein S19: MTRSLKKGPFVDHHLVAKADKAVTTKDKKPIKTWSRRSMVLPEFIGLTIAVHNGKQHVPVYITDQMVGHKLGEFALTRTFKGHPADKKVQKK, translated from the coding sequence ATGACTCGCTCTCTCAAAAAGGGTCCGTTTGTTGACCATCACCTCGTTGCCAAGGCCGACAAGGCCGTGACGACGAAGGACAAGAAGCCGATCAAGACCTGGTCGCGCCGCTCGATGGTCCTGCCCGAGTTCATCGGCCTGACCATTGCAGTGCACAACGGCAAGCAGCACGTGCCTGTCTACATCACCGACCAGATGGTCGGCCACAAGCTCGGCGAATTTGCGCTCACGCGCACGTTCAAGGGGCACCCCGCGGACAAGAAAGTCCAGAAGAAGTAA
- the rplB gene encoding 50S ribosomal protein L2, with amino-acid sequence MAVIKMKPTSPGQRGAVKISRDHLFKGAPHAPLLEPQFQKAGRNNNGHITIRHRGGGAKHHYRVVDFVRNKDGIPAKVERIEYDPNRTAHIALICYADGERRYIIAPRGLEAGATLLSGSEAPIRAGNTLPIRNIPVGSTIHCIELQPGKGAQIARSAGTSATLLAREGVYAQVRMRSGEVRRIHIECRATIGEVANEEHSLRQLGKAGVKRHMGIRPTVRGVVMNPVDHPHGGGEGKTGEGRHPVDPWGNLTKGYRTRNNKRTQVFIVSRRKK; translated from the coding sequence ATGGCCGTCATCAAGATGAAACCCACTTCGCCGGGCCAACGCGGCGCGGTGAAGATCTCGCGTGACCACCTGTTCAAGGGTGCTCCTCACGCCCCCCTGCTGGAACCCCAGTTCCAGAAGGCCGGCCGCAACAACAACGGCCACATCACGATCCGTCATCGTGGCGGCGGTGCCAAGCACCACTACCGCGTCGTCGACTTCGTGCGCAACAAGGACGGCATCCCGGCCAAGGTCGAACGCATCGAGTACGACCCGAACCGCACCGCCCACATCGCGCTGATCTGCTACGCCGACGGCGAGCGCCGCTACATCATCGCCCCGCGCGGTCTGGAAGCCGGTGCAACGCTGCTGTCGGGTTCGGAAGCTCCGATCCGCGCCGGCAACACCCTGCCGATCCGCAACATCCCCGTGGGTTCGACGATCCACTGCATCGAACTGCAGCCCGGCAAGGGCGCGCAGATCGCACGTTCGGCCGGTACCTCGGCCACGCTGCTGGCCCGTGAAGGCGTCTACGCCCAGGTCCGCATGCGTTCGGGCGAAGTTCGCCGCATTCACATCGAATGCCGCGCGACCATCGGTGAAGTTGCCAACGAAGAACACAGCCTGCGCCAGCTCGGCAAGGCCGGTGTGAAGCGTCACATGGGTATCCGCCCGACCGTTCGCGGCGTGGTGATGAACCCGGTCGACCACCCGCACGGTGGTGGCGAAGGCAAGACCGGCGAAGGCCGTCACCCTGTCGACCCGTGGGGCAACCTGACCAAGGGTTACCGTACCCGTAACAACAAGCGCACGCAGGTCTTCATCGTGTCGCGCCGCAAGAAGTAA